A section of the Candidatus Eisenbacteria bacterium genome encodes:
- the hypB gene encoding hydrogenase nickel incorporation protein HypB yields MCDACGCGDTTIVPVEVHARLLERNDHVAAHNREHFRRHDLTAINLMGSPGAGKTALLEATARHLGDSRRLTALAGDLATERDAVRLRTAGIASSAITTGQACHLDAEMVHRALHDGIWPGADYLFIENVGNLVCPAIYDLGQEANVVALSVTEGEDKPLKYPVMFRHADLVVLTKTDLLPVLDFNRRALEDALACVIPEPRLIALSARSGEGIDAWVAWLEGRRSVIAAAAS; encoded by the coding sequence ATGTGTGACGCCTGCGGATGCGGAGACACGACGATCGTGCCCGTCGAGGTGCATGCCCGACTGCTCGAGCGGAACGACCACGTCGCCGCTCACAACCGGGAGCACTTCCGGCGCCACGACCTGACCGCGATCAACCTGATGGGGTCGCCCGGTGCCGGGAAGACCGCGCTCCTCGAGGCAACGGCGCGGCATCTCGGCGACTCCCGGCGGCTCACGGCGCTCGCCGGCGATCTCGCCACCGAGCGGGACGCCGTCCGCCTGCGTACGGCGGGCATCGCGTCGTCGGCGATCACCACCGGGCAGGCCTGCCACCTCGACGCCGAGATGGTGCACCGCGCGCTGCACGACGGAATCTGGCCGGGCGCGGACTACCTGTTCATCGAGAACGTCGGCAACCTCGTCTGCCCGGCGATCTACGACCTCGGGCAGGAAGCGAACGTCGTCGCCCTGTCCGTGACGGAGGGCGAGGACAAGCCGCTCAAGTACCCGGTGATGTTCCGCCACGCCGACCTGGTGGTGCTCACCAAGACCGACCTGCTCCCGGTATTGGACTTCAACCGGCGCGCGCTCGAGGACGCGCTCGCGTGCGTCATCCCGGAGCCGCGGCTGATCGCGCTGTCGGCGCGCTCGGGTGAAGGGATCGACGCCTGGGTGGCATGGCTGGAAGGACGTCGGTCGGTGATCGCCGCTGCGGCGTCCTGA
- a CDS encoding hydrogenase 2 small subunit (involved in hydrogen uptake) — MRARRTAAATIGRHLREAGVSRREFLAFCSKLMVAAPFGLALTNVARAEDVAREVAKARRLSVVWLHFQDCTGCTESLLRTSQPDLSELILHLISLDY, encoded by the coding sequence ATGCGCGCGCGACGGACGGCAGCGGCAACGATCGGGCGGCACCTCCGGGAGGCCGGCGTCAGCCGGCGCGAGTTCCTCGCGTTCTGCAGCAAGCTCATGGTGGCCGCGCCGTTCGGGCTGGCCCTGACGAACGTCGCGCGCGCGGAGGACGTCGCGCGCGAGGTCGCGAAGGCGCGGCGGCTGTCGGTCGTCTGGCTCCACTTCCAGGACTGCACCGGCTGCACGGAGAGCCTGCTGCGTACCTCGCAGCCCGATCTGAGCGAGCTGATCCTCCACCTGATCTCGCTCGACTAC
- a CDS encoding hydrogenase maturation nickel metallochaperone HypA produces MHEYGLVQALLERVTHEVAAHDAAAVHRLTVRIGPLAGVDRELFAEAYRLCRPGTRCEHAELVLTTEETDWRCGACGAAIAEGAALVCPTCGWPARLAGGDAIVLERIELEVIPHV; encoded by the coding sequence ATGCACGAGTACGGACTCGTCCAGGCACTGCTCGAGCGCGTCACGCACGAGGTGGCGGCGCACGACGCGGCCGCGGTGCACCGCCTCACCGTCCGCATCGGTCCGCTCGCGGGGGTCGATCGCGAGCTGTTCGCCGAGGCGTACCGGCTCTGTCGTCCGGGGACGCGCTGCGAGCACGCCGAGCTGGTGCTCACGACGGAGGAGACCGATTGGCGATGCGGCGCGTGCGGCGCGGCGATCGCCGAGGGCGCCGCGCTCGTCTGTCCCACCTGCGGGTGGCCGGCGCGGCTCGCCGGCGGCGACGCGATCGTGCTCGAGCGGATCGAGCTGGAGGTGATACCCCATGTGTGA